The following DNA comes from Chelmon rostratus isolate fCheRos1 chromosome 3, fCheRos1.pri, whole genome shotgun sequence.
GGACAttcaaaaatacaattaaaacatttgcattttgattcCCTTTGATTGTTCCAGTGACCTATATTAGTATACATTTTGACAtcctaaatataaataaaagcaagacacaaaaagggagagagagatgcagacaAATACACATTACCAACCTGCAATCCAAGAAAAGTCATAAGGATAGAGTTGATGCTGCCAAGAACACCTTCTGGATCAAATGGAACACGAGTTGCATAAATCACCTGAAATCAATTGGAAACAGGGGCAGATGTTTGTAAACATACTGAAGCTCGAACACAGCTGACCCTTGCATCAACTGTAATATTAGCATGGTTGCCGTTCGGAGAGAAACCTGATATGGAAGGTCAAGCTTAACATCCCAAGTCATAAAAAGACTAAAAGCGACTTCTGTTGGTCTGTTTTGCTGGTCACTAACCCGTGACGAGGGAGTCTGGTAGATGTGGTTTTCTCCAAGCAGCCATCGGTCAAGGAAACCGGCCGCTCCACCGGTGCAGTTAGCATACAGGCCCATGTCCCCGATCCCACCTGGACCCAGGTAGCCCCTGTTAACAAGAGCGGGGTGCCGAAAGTGTTTAGATCAAGGTTGAAGAACAAACACGAAATCGAGGATGGAATTTTAAGGGATGTTATCAATTCTCATGCAAACTGCATGTAGAAATGTGAATTCTActtattttttcagctgttaaTTATTTTATCAATTTCTTTGCGATACATTGTCAGGGGAAGAATCATACTGCAAAAAACATATGAATACGCAGCAAGTTAGCATCTTACATTGCCAACTAGAAAGAGATTACAGTGCATACATCCACCCAGGCCGTGCAACTCTCTAAACATTTTGCAATTGAACCTgggttcacacacaaaaaaacaaaagggacaAATACTTCTTCAGAGGTGGACCAAACCTTGTTGCATGCTGAGCATTTCCCTTATTGGTGGATgcaaaaaagacacacaaaaacgaCCCGTTTGACTCACGTTGGGCAATCTGGTACAGGAAGTAGGAACGTGAGGCAGAGCCACATGATCTCTAAGAGAAGCACGCACAGCCAGGCCGGCCAGTACAGCAAGATGTCAAGACCAGGAGACCACCAAGTAtcctggaaaacacagacactcCTCAATCAAACACTTTGTTCTCCTTCAAAATGCATCTTGcataaatatacataaacaAGACCAGAGGTAAACAAGACTAATGTTGGAACATCAGAATTAATTTACGCTATCCACAGCAGATATGGGAATTTTACTTTAAGTAGCTCATCTGCCAGCCACACTTCATAGAAAGTTAAAGCAGGAGGGTAACATGGAGCTGTTGGCTGACCGTTGTAAGGATGTCAACGTGACCTCTCGCCACCAACAGATCCAGGCAGGCTACAACTAGGTATGACCAGGCCAGGCGCTGCAATACACCCGGGATCCGCAGGTTGTCCCAAGACACTGTGCAGTGGATGAGTTGAGCACAcgagcaggcagacacagacaggaagaaatgGCCACAGTTTTGGAACGGTATTAAAGGAAGTAGTATAAATCATCTAATTGTTTGCAGTATTGACAATGAAGAAGTGTGTTTATAGTTACATGGTCCCTGGCAGTAGTTCGGGTTGATGATGAAGACACCGAtgacaaagagctgcaggctcCTCCACACAATTTTCCTCAACAGTGAGCAGCGGGTGGAGCCTGCACGGAGCAGCGAGTTGATTGACAGGGCAATGGATGTCCCCATTATGAACACAAACCTGGCGGAGAAGGGAAACACATAGTAAAGGAAAACACTTCCTGACTGAAAGCTTTAGTGAAGGAACAAGGCAACTGATAAGGTTTAATACTGCGGTTTGATATTCTGTTCCAGTGTGGAGTCTGTTACtgttattatatatttactttaatGTGTGAGAAATAAAGAAGTATTCAAGTAACTGTCCAGTTCAAGTGTGGAGTCAACTAATGTGCAGTGCTAAGATAGAAATTTAAATTGAGCTTACCAGGGGAACACTAGATCTGCAACAGTAAGGCCTGTAAGGAGATTAACAGGACATATAGGCTGCAAAATCAACTACAATACCAAGGCAGGTGTGAATAATGACTAATTTGTGACATAGTCAATAGTTAAAATTAAAAGTACAACCAGGTGAGGCTCACCATTCCAGCTTTCGTGTCTAAAGAACCAGTACCGCCCCCCTCCGTAGTTCACAAACACCATTATGACCAAGGAGATACTGACAggacaaagagaaaatgcaTCATTACTGAAAGTCAGTGGGCACTGCAGGCAAGAGATTATATCAAACAAGGTAAGCAAAGTTACATGGACATTTTTGAAATGATGCAtctaaaaatataaaagaaaatatagtGAAATGGTTCActtgaggcaaaaaaaaatccccttgaaaaaaataaatacagctttTAGTCACTGGATCCATGATAATACTATCAGTAAGGGCTCATTAACAAGTGGGGGTAGGGGTCCTACCCTCTGAATGTGTCCAGAGATCGCAGCCTCTTGCTGGGGTTGGGTGGCGGAGGGAGGATGTTGTCAGTGAGTGTTACTGTCCTGCCAGGGGAGCCCAGTTCCTGCATGACGAAAGttaaaagttaataaaaacattgttcaactAGAAGCATACACACTTCTGCACACAACATTACTAACAAATAGTTTAATACAATTCCCTTGTGGTACTTAAAAAAACTCTTCAGTAAAGCCTGTTTTAGTGGTAAAATAAGATATTTGGTTACTTATTTGAAAGTAGTTATAGTACCATCTCGGCTAACAGGAAAAATGCCTtgtacacaaacactcacagaatTGAtgagcctctctgtctccatggaGCTGCCAATTCGGAAGAGGGCAGCCTTCACTGCATCAAGCCTGGACAAGAAGCAATCAACCACTTCAGAAGTAATTCTACAGTACACACAAGCTCACAGATCACACTTGAGACacaagaaagcagcagcagggcatCTCTATGGTTGGCAGTAATCGTTGCAAGAGACGTTTGTGCCACACCGATGAGACAAATATCTCaattcgttttttttttgtttttttttaaatctagtGAAATCAGGCTATCATTGATTTAATACATCATGTGCAGATTTGGTTTGGTCTGGTTTTTGCATGTACACATTACTGTGGATGTTTTCTCCTCATTATTAAGCTCATCACACTTCTACATGAAAAGTTACtgaatgaatggaaaataactaaacaatcaattttttttattttactcacCCTAATATTGTTTTTCCAATGGCAAACACCACGGCCAGTCCGGCAAAGATAAGAAAAGCTACCAGGATCGCTGCGTGGAGAGAGTGGCTTGTTATCTCAAAGTGGCTTCGTATAGCAAGTTTGAGATGAAAACAGCATCAAGCTTAGTATGAATGCATTTATGCGCGCAAGACTCACGTATGTAGCTGTTGACGGGGTCTGCATGGGTCACTAGGGAGCAGTTGACCACTGAGGAGTCGTTCAGGTTTTTCACCCACAGAGAGTAGTTCCCGTGCTCCCCAAAGTGAAATGGAACCCTGCAAATGAAAAACGATAATGCTTACCAGACAGCAAATCAGCCATACTGATTAATATGCTTTTTTATAACAAGGTAGGCAGTTGACGCACCACGCTCACCTTGACAAAATGAGCGAGAAATTCTGCTGCGTGCcgaaaaaatgtaaatcatgtCGACTAAAAGGTTGAATTTTACAGTCTGCTCTTTGTAAAAATGTCCTTGACTTGATGAATGGTCAGGCAAAGAATATTCTTAATAAGATGTGCCGCAGCATCTCAACTGCGAAGTGGAACTGTGAATGATCTGTGAGGATCCACAGATATTATGTTCATTTATTCACCCATAATTAGCCCAGATGTATTAGTGTGTCCTTGAGGGTGTGCTGCCATGTAAGATCATAGCTCTATAACCCcatgaaaaacatttatgtAGATTCATACATTtatactgtgtatgtgttttgatATTTCCCGCTCTGGTGTATGTGCATGTCCATGTTCATCGACTTACGTGCAGAGCTCCAGGTTGACCGGGgtgctgttgagctgcagtgtAATTTC
Coding sequences within:
- the hgsnat gene encoding heparan-alpha-glucosaminide N-acetyltransferase isoform X1, translated to MAKRKPKKFKDASSVVGAKARQNGMTQPGKYDMFAIAAVALVVAVCVVPLTAEISTSGFPHHKHIVLRMDEAVLTVNNELDTEVVVSWMSEHCYQCLYQQLGVVPEGSRPGQPTSVNFVVSTQHEITLQLNSTPVNLELCTVPFHFGEHGNYSLWVKNLNDSSVVNCSLVTHADPVNSYIPILVAFLIFAGLAVVFAIGKTILGLDAVKAALFRIGSSMETERLINSELGSPGRTVTLTDNILPPPPNPSKRLRSLDTFRGISLVIMVFVNYGGGRYWFFRHESWNGLTVADLVFPWFVFIMGTSIALSINSLLRAGSTRCSLLRKIVWRSLQLFVIGVFIINPNYCQGPLSWDNLRIPGVLQRLAWSYLVVACLDLLVARGHVDILTTDTWWSPGLDILLYWPAWLCVLLLEIMWLCLTFLLPVPDCPTGYLGPGGIGDMGLYANCTGGAAGFLDRWLLGENHIYQTPSSRVIYATRVPFDPEGVLGSINSILMTFLGLQAGKIILHYRDLHRSIMSRFLIWGLLLGVISAVLTKCSKDQGFIPVNKNLWSLSYVTTLACFAYVLLVLVYYTVDVKKWWSGAPFYYPGMNSILVYVGHEVFEEYFPFRWRMANNQSHAEHLTQNLVATSCWVFISYLLYRKKIFWKI
- the hgsnat gene encoding heparan-alpha-glucosaminide N-acetyltransferase isoform X2 translates to MDEAVLTVNNELDTEVVVSWMSEHCYQCLYQQLGVVPEGSRPGQPTSVNFVVSTQHEITLQLNSTPVNLELCTVPFHFGEHGNYSLWVKNLNDSSVVNCSLVTHADPVNSYIPILVAFLIFAGLAVVFAIGKTILGLDAVKAALFRIGSSMETERLINSELGSPGRTVTLTDNILPPPPNPSKRLRSLDTFRGISLVIMVFVNYGGGRYWFFRHESWNGLTVADLVFPWFVFIMGTSIALSINSLLRAGSTRCSLLRKIVWRSLQLFVIGVFIINPNYCQGPLSWDNLRIPGVLQRLAWSYLVVACLDLLVARGHVDILTTDTWWSPGLDILLYWPAWLCVLLLEIMWLCLTFLLPVPDCPTGYLGPGGIGDMGLYANCTGGAAGFLDRWLLGENHIYQTPSSRVIYATRVPFDPEGVLGSINSILMTFLGLQAGKIILHYRDLHRSIMSRFLIWGLLLGVISAVLTKCSKDQGFIPVNKNLWSLSYVTTLACFAYVLLVLVYYTVDVKKWWSGAPFYYPGMNSILVYVGHEVFEEYFPFRWRMANNQSHAEHLTQNLVATSCWVFISYLLYRKKIFWKI